The window aaactgtccagaaattggtttttagtttttaggctaatttggtttctattggagtaggactctatatatatatataggctcatgatcaaatacaaaccactcttaaaataaaaactaaaaaccactatttGAACTCCTATAATTACTAAATGCACTCAACTAAAATAAAACAGCAATTAATAAAACCCACCCACCCAGATGTGCCCCGATCAAATTTCACCCACGCCATCATCTCTTTAGCACAAACTTTATCCCTCCCTCTCCTCATCCTCATTATCTTCTTTCTCTCTGCCATCAGACCCATCACCAACTGAGTTTCTCTTCGTCATCACCACCTCCGTCCTTTCCCTCCATTGATCTGTTTTCAACGATCCCTCTCTCAATCTCGTGAACGATTAGACTCTATCATGGATTATAATGTTGTTAAAGTTTCGATAAACCCGTTGATCTATTTACAAAAAATGATGATTTCTgctgtacaaattagtgatatgcgcttcagaaattagtgatattctctttagaatttagtgatttgtgttgcaaAACTTGGTGAAAACTTCCAGAAATTGGGgaaaatctccagatctgttcttgtacttgattctggtggtggtggcggtggtggagatggtggaggtggctGCGGAGATGAAGGTGGTGGACATGGCAGGAGTTAATGGAGGTGCCGTaggtggaggtggtggaggaggagatgaagaaagagaatgtgGAGGTGGGTTGGATTCGTTGGGTGTAGATACGGTGAAGGCGAACATGGAGGGGCGGCGGGGCGGCGGACATGAATGGGCTGGTGAAGTTGCTGGAAGTGAAGGTGGAGGCAGGCTGGGTTGGAGAAGAAGTGGGGTTGTgagagaatttagtgatattctccttagaatttagtgatattttagctgggtttttagtttttagaataaggaggtttgtattggagtagtactctatatatatatatatgtattttcaaTCATTCATATTCTAAGCACATAACAGTACTTACTCACTCTCGAAAACCAGTTAGGATCGAAAAACATCGTcgcattcttttttttttttttttttttttaattcatcaccatttataacaaaaaattgatttcaaataaattcaatattttttatttgattaatagcAAGACATTCTCAGCAAAACTTGATTTCTGTCCGGAACAAGAGTAATGAGCCCATTTATTATAGCTTATTCGCACCTAGTCGAGAAACCGCGtgttgcggcggtctataaaaattatattaatgatttaatattaatatttgtagaataaaataattgtgtggttgtctataaaaagtatattaatgtttcaaagttaatatttataggatgaaataaatttatattataaaaatctagttgtaataccaatactaatatataaaattgcaaaattggactataattcaaggtgaaaaaatgaaaataagtttatacaattaattaacaatttaaagcatgacgaatcttttttttttttaaagtaatcacgTTCTTACATTGttaccttcctccaatttttttggattgattgtgcacaaaaacatctaacttaaatctttGAAATAGccgtctataactaccctcttaaaaattatttgaacagagtaaacagataatgcatgaataattttttcctgtatacaaagtaaatcatataaaaattaacaacaacaaacatgtccaatgaacaaaacaaatattataaaagaataaccaacaaacatacatcactaatagtttattttgttgatatcaaccatcaatatcatgtcaagactatattctttttccgtgtttggatttgtcgattCCAATATAAtgatctataactacctttgcttgcaacaacttttgtttttttaatattgtatgaacagccttcacttatcgttgcagaagaacggtacctccgagttagaaatcgagcaagagaaagagagttctaatttttgatatttttcatccataaatttcagaaaattaaaaaaaatagaacgaagcgatgtgagaggcgccacctgcACGCCTATCGCTTCTCTTTTAAAATTCGAAAAAttgaacggagcgatgtgagaggcgccacctgcACGTAGCCACCTGCACGCCTATCGCTTCTCTTTTAAAATTCGAAAAAttgaacggagcgatgtgagaggcgccacctgcACGTCTATCGCTTCTCTTTTAAAATTCGAGTAAGAGAACTTGTGATATTGTGAGAGGAGGTTGTATTTAGATGATCTAAAATCTTACGTTTTATACGGGTATATATAGGTGCTTATACGGGTATATATAGGTGCAaagagacttgtttgctactctttcccataattaaataatctgaacaaaatcagattaaaattttcaaactactatattccataaataatatgtctttcccataattaaataatctgaaacaaaatcagattaaaactttcaagctattatattccataaataatctaaaacaaaatcagattctgaaacttgcttctaatatacccaaaactaaaaaaggtagttctaatttttgatatttttcatccgaaaattccagaaaattagaaaaatagaacagagcgatctgtccgaaaattccagaaaattagaaaaatagaacagagcgatctgagaggcgccacctacacgccccacgcttctcctttatataagtatattgatttatattagaatataaccgtattttatatcaaatttcagaaaaatagctcaattttcaaattctcaaattaGTGGGACAACTAAAATATTATAGCTTATAGGAATAAGTGTAATGAGCCCATTTATTATAGCTTATAGCTTATAGGCATGAACcactttttttgaaaaataaaactaaaatatggACATTGATTTGCAATTTTGAGAATTTAACCACTTTTTAACATTTAGTGGAAAATAAGGCCatcattatgtaatttattCTGATTTATtctttatatcatttaaaataaggGAAAAAAATTGGTCTGCGGAACAGGTAaagttaattaaatattatttcacaAACATGTTGAATTATGAGGAGGAGCGTAAGATAGCAACCTACTCCCACTACTGTCTACTGGTATAAAGTTGTTAACAAACAGGACATTGAAACAACAGAAGTTTTGATAATCAATACCTCAGGCTCAGGCTGTAACTAAACAAACAAGAGTTGAACTTGGTATCTGGTGTTGCTGTAGCCTGTGGGTTTAGTTTCATGAGACCTTTGTTTCAAGATTATATTTCGACTAGGAACAATGCAATGACAACAAAATGGAAGTGCCATAAATATATCAACATGCCTGCCTAAGCCTTCTATATATACTACAAGATTAATTAGTCTGGACCATAATATAATCACAGTACATAGAATTACTCATCATTTTCCTCTTAAGAGGGGTCATGACACGAGATACTAGTTGCACGTAAAGGGTGCCGAGTTAATTGTACCTGAAGGGTGTGAGCAAAGTGTGATGAATAAATTTCAGTATGTGCGCTATTTATCAGCACCAGAATTATACATGAACTTTCTGATCTTCAGCAAGTTGATCAAGCTGTACTGCTCGCGACACTCAGGTTACAGAATTCATACAAAATACAATAGAATGTCCATTTGCAATGTGAATGCTATGGAGTACAAACAAATTATACAGAATTACAAAAGGCCAGATTAAGCAAAACCTCACCAAATATACAAGCGTATCTCGCTCAGAAGCATGTTCTGGATCAGAGATATTTATTTGTAATCAAAGAACTTTTACACAAATGCCTCTTATTTTCCCATGGATTTATGGTTCTGTAGATAACCAATTAGGTTCTCTACATAATAATTTTGCCTATCCATGTCGCCTATTATACCTTTCATTTCTTTCACTTTGTCTCGGTATATTTTCCCTTCTGCATCCACCAATACCAACTTGATTGTCTCTGCAACTGAGTCCCTTGTAAACCTACCGTCTGTTTCGTTCCTTGGAATCAATAAGCCCAACTTCTTCTCCTCTACTTGCTTAGCAATAAGACCTTGATCACCCAGAAACGGCAACAATACAAGCGCTTTTCCAAACTGCACCGCCTCTACCACTGAGCTCCAACCAGAATGAAACAACAACCCACCCACTGAATCATGACTCAATATCTTGACCTGAGGCACCCAAGTGGGGTAAACCATCCCACGCCCTCTCGTTCGTTCCTCAAACCCTTCTGGCAACTCAATTCGCTCCGGATCAGTCAAGCCTCTTTGTTTTCTTAGTGCCCACAAGAAAGGCAACCCGGACAACTCTAAACCAAGGGCTAACTCAGTCACCTGAACTTGATTCAGCTTCGTCTCTGCTCCAAATGCTACATATATTACTGATCCACGTGCTTGTTTGTTGAGCCAATCCTTTATCTCATCCCAGTATTCATCCTCATGATCATCATCAATAGCAGGTAACAACCCAGCTGGGATCACCGGTTTTTTATAAATCTCCTCAACTAATTTTAACCACTCTGGCTCAAACTCGGTGCTGCTTCTGATCACTACTATATCACAATTCTGAATAGTATTCCCAATACGAAAAAGATCAGACACATTTTCCGTCTCATCAGCTTCAAAATTAGGCTCTAGGACAAGAATCTGGTACAGCGACATTGCAACACTTGTCTGGAACGGAACCCACTTAGGCTTTACAGTGAAATCTTCTGGAATCACGCGATAATCATCCCCAGTGATCATCTGAGATGGAGGGCCAAAAAATCCCAAGATGGAAGCAGGGAAGATGCTGTAAAACGCGCATGGAACACCAAGCCTTGAAGCTACAGGGCCAAGCCAGTAAGATGCGAAATCACACAGTATCCAGTCTACTGAATTGGATTCTAGGAAACAAGTAACAGGGTCCTGAAGCTGATCATACGCGATTTTTAAATGCTTGACTTTGTTGAATGGAACGTCACAGGTTGCCTCTGCATTTTCTGGGAGGTTTGGAGTGCAAGGCAGTGGAATCTTGACAAGATTTATGAGAGGAGCTATATCATGGGGAAGTTTCGGGAGGCGATGGATGTTTCTTGGAGTGGAAATGAAAGAGATTTTGTGACCCTTTTCAGCAATGAGCTTGGCTAGCTTCAGGTAGGGAAGTAAGTGACCGAAAGCCAACCAAGGAAACATTACTATGTGCAATTTTTCCCCGGAAGCCATGCCTAAATGCAGGGATCTAAAAATGCTTATTGCAAGCTTTGGACAAACAACAAGTACCGGACCCGGTTTTGTATTTTAATGCTCAGAATTTCGGATTTACAAATCGATGACTAGACATTATTTTTATGTTCCAAAAAATGGTGAAGAGCCATTTTTCTAAGAAAAACTATTTTTTTCCGTAAAAAAAACCGACCTTTAATCACCTTTGAcatatattaaaacaatatatgacACCACGCTATtacaattttgaattataactatgaAAGTTAAAAAATGGATAAAATTTGATCACAAATTTATACTTCACTAAAAGAGAATAAACTACCAGTTCATTGACGTCAATATGCTTGCTAAGCCTGTAGCACTTGATTGCTCACTTTTTTCTTTAGTTAGCGAATTTGTTACTTTTCCTTTGTGGGCTCGAATGTTTTGCAATTGTGCCATTCTTATCATCTTTACTATATATAATGGTACATAAAGTTAAGCGGTAGGGTGACACAGTTGGATCTGCTCGAACTCGATAAGTTAATGATTTATGAATGAATTATGAATTTAGTGATATGATCAGGTTCAGCCTACAAAAGTTTGAATCTTGACAAGGCTGTTTCAAGGATAATACTACTTCGCTTGATTCATGGTCATGACTCTAATCTTGTGTGTTCTTAGGGAAAATGAATCTGCAGTAATAGTGTAAAGCATTACAGTTTCTTAGATGATCCACCGGGTGGCAATATTAGACACGACCCGAACCAGACCCAGCCCGCAatccgatttactgagacaacactcgaaagtgacccgaaaatcacccgattgacccgaaatggactcgaaattagaatttcatttatagtaacttcaattttcagttttattcaattttaagtgattttagcttgacccgaaatcgacccgattgctgacacgaacacgacctgttacccgaaattgccaccccgtGCACCTCTGATCTTCTGATGTTAATTTAGCTAATgatatatgatttaataatcGATTCGGGTTCAAGGCtgatgaaaatattaaagaGTATAGCTATTTCCGGTGGCCTAAATCGAATCAAGTGAATAAATGTTGATGTGaaattaaaaacttattttatgataattataaGGTCAGGtacttattaaattttataacacACCAAAATATAAAGGAAAACTTGCAGGGGTTATGATTTTCATGTTTCTTTGGAGTTTCTTATGATCACAGAGAATGAGAGAGTCCTGCTTCTGGGAGTTTGCCAGAGACCAGTACTTGCGATGCATTCAAGTTCTCCTTCCTGTTAGCCACTCAATCTATTTTTAGAGACTATGTACAGAACTCGGATTCTTGATGCCTTGTTGGTATATGtcttttttttagttatttaacAAATCAGTTAGCCTAGTAATATTCCGCAGATTTTAGTACTTGATCCAAGTCGCAAGTCTTGTTGGTAAATACAATTACATTTGGTTGCTACGAGATCAGTCCAGAGAGGATGAGATGTACGCAAACCTTATCTCTACTCTTGCAAGTACATATTTTTCTGTAATGACATCTGGCTATAAATTATAGTTTATGTAAACAATATTATGGTGGCATGATCCTTTATATAATAGTAgtgaagtactccctccgtcccgaaaagattgagctgctttgactttcacggagattaagaaaaaggtagtaaaaaggttgaaaagttggtaaagtggtgggacccatcaaaattttaataatagatttgagatagtggaggaaagtagtgggtgtaatagtgtttatattattatagaatagagatagtggaagaaagtagtgggtgtaatagtgaaaagtagtgttcaaaaatagtaagtttaataggttcattctttttgggacgtcccaaaaaggaataagtgtcaattaaaatgggacggagggagtaattgttgTTTGCGACAATCAATAGTAATCATGAGTTTCTTCCACGCTTTCATTGGTTTTACATTAAAATATCAGTAGTTAAATTTGTTTGTTTCTATAATGCTGAAGATATATCTTTCAAAGgagattatatataattttgttacatTATAGAAGGAAGATGAAATTGCGCGTCACGCCAACTAAATCTTGCTAAATTATTTGAGCTAGAGTGAAGTAGATATTTATGTCTCAGTGGATCTTCCTAAACTCGCTTTCCTGGATACACAGCTGAGACAAAGTAGACCTTACATAGATTGtgtaaatttattgaaatatgaaAGCCTCTTTGGGCTTTCCCAGCAAGGACAAGACAGTTCCACAGATATGCCTGGCAGATAGACCAGCTTCTTCCATTTGATCCTTAGGTGATCCATGGTCAATATATCTATCGGGAAGGACCATTGATCTCAGCTGCAAGTAATTACCATGTATTATTATCAGTATATGAAAAGGTTAGATAAAAAATGATGTAGAAAACTTGAACTCAGAAACTATGCTACCTTAAGGGGTCCATCCAGAATACCATTCAGGCTAAGAAAATGTGATACATGAGAACCAAAACCCCCAATTGAACCTTCTTCTGCTGTAATTAGATATTCATGCTCACGGGCCAAACTCCTGATTAGTTCCCCATCCAATGGCTTGCAGAACCTTGCATCAGCCACTGTTATAGATATGTCTTGCTCTTTCAGCAATTTTGCAGCTTCTAAACAATTTTGGACAATGGAACCATACCCCAAGATCGCGATTCTAGTTCCTTCCATCAATATTCTTCCTTTTCCGATCTGCATAGGCATCAAACGAAATTCAAGAAACATTCTTTATgaacaatttaattaatatacaaCAAGATGAATGAATGCTTTGGCTTTGCCATAGCACAATATTAGAATACTGCTAATTCTAACCTCAACAGGTATTCCTTTGCCATTAGGAGGAAGAGCTGCTCCAATTCCGTTACCCCTAGGAAACCTGAAGCAACTTGGTCTATCATCAATGGCTGCTGCTGTTGCAACCATGTGGATCAGCTCTGATTCATCAGATGGAGCCATTACAACCATATTAGGCAAACAAGCCATGTACGCGATGTCAAATGCTCCACAATGCGTAGGTCCATCTGCTCCCACTAAACCTGCTCGGTCCATTGCAAAGCGAACTGGCAACTTCTGAAGATCCACATCATGCACCACCTTTCACATTTATGTAATATATCAGTATGAAAGTCTTTAAAAAAAGTTTTGATGGCTACTAAATTTTGTCAaacaacaataatatatatttacctGATCATAGCCTCGTTGCAGGAACGACGAATAGATTGCACAAAATGGCTTGAGACCCTCTGTAGCTAAACCTGCTGCAAATGTGACAGCATGCTGCTCTGCAATACCCACATCAAAACAACGATCTGGGAACCTTTTCTGAAAATAGTTCAGCCCAGTTCCACCACCCATTGCTGCGTGGATTGCCACAATCTTATCATCTACTTCAGCTTCTTTTATCAGTGCTTCAGCAAAGTACTGAGTATATGAAAGGGTAGAGGATTTGGGCTTAGATTGCTTCCCTGTGGCTGGGTCGAACTGTACAACCCCTAcatcaaaaaaaatcaagagttaGATATGAAAACTGCAATTCAATCATTTTAAGTTAGATTAGAATTGGGCAAGTGTGTATTACCATGCATCTTATCAGCTGCACCCTCAGCAGGAGGATAACCTTTACCCTTCTCTGTTACAATATGTATTAGAACTGGCCCTGGTGCAGGCATTGATTTcactttttcaaaaatagttaCTAGATCATCGAGATTGTGGCCATCAACAGGACCAATGTAATACAAACCAAGTTCCTCGAAGAGAGTAGACCCGGGAGCACTAAGCATACCCCTGGCATACTCATCTACTTTTGCTGCAACTTCATGTGCTTGTGGTCCAATTTGCTTAGTTATGCCCTACAGGTTTAAATATTAGTGTCAAGTCTTTTTAGACACAGAATTAAAACGTGCACGGAAACTAGTTGAGGCATATGTGCAAGAAAATGATCTCCGGCTTACTTTGGCAGCTTCTCTGAGTTTACGGAATTTAGTGCTTGCTTGAAGCTTGCTTAAGGCACTACTGAGGGCTCCAACAGGAGTCGCAGGACCATCAAGAGTGGCTGTGGGTAAGGATACTTGCTTGTTGTCATTTAGTACAACAATGAGGTTAGAATCAAGGAAACCTGCATTGTTCATGGCTTCGTAGGCTTGTCCTGCAGTCATGGCTCCATCTCCTATGACTGCAATAACATTGTTGTTCTTCCCTAAAAGATCTCGGCCTACTGACATACCTGTAAATGTCGCCATGTCCAAAGCTTAGCTTTCTGTATACTATCCTTTTTTCCTATCTAAAGCTCTCTACTATGTGTATATCAGAAGAAGCAAGAGCAGAAAAGTGTACCTAGACCCGCAGAAATGCTTGTAGAACTATGCCCTGCACCAAAAGCATCATAAACACTTTCGTCCCGTTTAGGGAATCCTGCTAGCCCTGAAGTCTTTCTAATGGTGGACATTTTAGACCTCCTCCCCGTCAAAATTTTATGTGGGTACGCCTGCAGTTTTATCAAAAGTGCGTGTGATGGAGATAGAATTTACCAGGCAAACAAAGTCTGCAGTCTGCAGATATTTAGAAACTAGAATTTTGAAAAAAGGCCTTTAGAAATCAGAAATTCTCACCTGATGACCAACATCCCATATGATTCTATCATCAGGAGTGTCAAATACATGGTGGAGAGCGACGGTCAAGTCCACCACTCCCAGGCTTGCACTGAGATGCCCGCCTATCTTTGATACAGTGTGTACAATATCTGATCTCAGTTCTGCTGCTAATTGTTCAAGATCCTAGTCAACAACACAAGTTTTAGTACAGACTTATATAGAAGCAAAAAAAACAATCACCTTCAGGATACATCATGTACCTTTGTGGAAAGATTCTTCATATGGATGGGATAATTAATGGTATCCAGCAAAGGTGTTGGAGGTTTTTCTCCAGAGTAATCAATCTTCCATCCATCATTCTCTTTCCTGATCATCTTCCTTTCTTCGCCATTTGGATTAGTAGCGACAGCGTTTAAGCAGAACTGCAAACACAACCAACTTGGTTCATTAGAGAAATACTCACTAGAGAAACATTTAAGGAATTACAGGATCATTTCAGTTAAAAATTTACAGTAGGAGATATCATATCGATTAGGCTAACCAACCTTCTTTCGCGCTCCACGGCTAAGCCTGGAAGATGGGAGACCTTGAGGAATGGAATGGTGCAGTCTAATGGCAGTCCCTGGAATAGCCATGACTGATGAGGTTCCTGATATGAGACCACAAAGAAAGCTGTGAACCTGTGAAGTTTTTGAGAGACCAAGACGACAATTTATATATGTGACAAATGAGATATATAGCAGGCAATGTTGGATTTCtcattcataatattattattacattaTTTATTCAACATCCGTCTGATAATTTTAGACTTTctgtttgtttattttaattatatgattaGTTCTCTAATACCATCAGCCCGTTGTGCTACATATGGAGGACTATGTATCTGATAGTACAACGAAGAATCACTGTGGATTGCCACGTGTACGGTGTTGGATTTATTAGGTACTTGATTCGCCTAATGGTTGTTGAACCAGATCAATGTTATGTTCCATATATAGCTGTGAGCTTTGTTTTCAGAATATTGAATATTGTCGGCTTCTAGTTCAATTTGTATCGTTATGATCAGAAGGATGGTTCCTAGTTCAATTTGTATTCTTATGATCAGAAAGGATCTCTACAGCACAGTGGTTCCATCCTATCACAATGGGTATGTTTGTTTAGTGAAAGTCgcaaataagtagaagcacttttaaaaaagccgtgaatgctagcttctctgccagagcttctacttctttttcaaatactttattaaattatttacttctcacttttaattCACTTCTATAATTTAagcaaaaaatcattttttttaagttaacccaaacAACCTCAATATCATATTTTCAGATTAAATTTTGCTAAAAGTAGAAATAATTACATAGACCGTAGTTTTACGTTTTTGGTCCCGTAAAAACAAATCAACttcgaaatttaaaataaatttatagtttTAGGTTATC of the Daucus carota subsp. sativus chromosome 4, DH1 v3.0, whole genome shotgun sequence genome contains:
- the LOC108215929 gene encoding UDP-glycosyltransferase 91A1 — its product is MASGEKLHIVMFPWLAFGHLLPYLKLAKLIAEKGHKISFISTPRNIHRLPKLPHDIAPLINLVKIPLPCTPNLPENAEATCDVPFNKVKHLKIAYDQLQDPVTCFLESNSVDWILCDFASYWLGPVASRLGVPCAFYSIFPASILGFFGPPSQMITGDDYRVIPEDFTVKPKWVPFQTSVAMSLYQILVLEPNFEADETENVSDLFRIGNTIQNCDIVVIRSSTEFEPEWLKLVEEIYKKPVIPAGLLPAIDDDHEDEYWDEIKDWLNKQARGSVIYVAFGAETKLNQVQVTELALGLELSGLPFLWALRKQRGLTDPERIELPEGFEERTRGRGMVYPTWVPQVKILSHDSVGGLLFHSGWSSVVEAVQFGKALVLLPFLGDQGLIAKQVEEKKLGLLIPRNETDGRFTRDSVAETIKLVLVDAEGKIYRDKVKEMKGIIGDMDRQNYYVENLIGYLQNHKSMGK
- the LOC108218939 gene encoding probable 1-deoxy-D-xylulose-5-phosphate synthase 2, chloroplastic: MAIPGTAIRLHHSIPQGLPSSRLSRGARKKFCLNAVATNPNGEERKMIRKENDGWKIDYSGEKPPTPLLDTINYPIHMKNLSTKDLEQLAAELRSDIVHTVSKIGGHLSASLGVVDLTVALHHVFDTPDDRIIWDVGHQAYPHKILTGRRSKMSTIRKTSGLAGFPKRDESVYDAFGAGHSSTSISAGLGMSVGRDLLGKNNNVIAVIGDGAMTAGQAYEAMNNAGFLDSNLIVVLNDNKQVSLPTATLDGPATPVGALSSALSKLQASTKFRKLREAAKGITKQIGPQAHEVAAKVDEYARGMLSAPGSTLFEELGLYYIGPVDGHNLDDLVTIFEKVKSMPAPGPVLIHIVTEKGKGYPPAEGAADKMHGVVQFDPATGKQSKPKSSTLSYTQYFAEALIKEAEVDDKIVAIHAAMGGGTGLNYFQKRFPDRCFDVGIAEQHAVTFAAGLATEGLKPFCAIYSSFLQRGYDQVVHDVDLQKLPVRFAMDRAGLVGADGPTHCGAFDIAYMACLPNMVVMAPSDESELIHMVATAAAIDDRPSCFRFPRGNGIGAALPPNGKGIPVEIGKGRILMEGTRIAILGYGSIVQNCLEAAKLLKEQDISITVADARFCKPLDGELIRSLAREHEYLITAEEGSIGGFGSHVSHFLSLNGILDGPLKLRSMVLPDRYIDHGSPKDQMEEAGLSARHICGTVLSLLGKPKEAFIFQ